One genomic window of Methanosalsum zhilinae DSM 4017 includes the following:
- a CDS encoding MBL fold metallo-hydrolase, with protein sequence MLLQFKGGCREVGRSALLVNEEILIDYGLKPGDSFQYPLNGLHPRSVIISHGHLDHCGAVPSLIDIYPDIFMTPPTLSFSNLLARDTIKIAESMGYYPPFDREDLRIFMNSVQKVDFDVEFSASGYTSAFYNAGHIPGSASVYLNSPDNESLFYTGDINTHDTRLVTGADQFPDADTLIIESTYYGEDHPSRKDTESAFIESVQETLDIGGNVIIPAFAIGRTQEILMMLDAHNINAYVDGMGIDAYKLIMKHQEYVKNPVHLKRAFKNASVVKPNKRARITENPSVIVTTSGMLSGGPVMYYLDKLCRDPKTKIMLTGYQAEGTNGRMALDNGSIMNNGAHQHLKNIIEYYDFSAHCGDKQLKEIVKDFCDRGTETIFTMHGEQSEQFSQWINQEIGVDTYAPENGSSYRI encoded by the coding sequence GTGTTATTACAGTTCAAAGGCGGATGCCGGGAAGTAGGAAGATCGGCACTTCTTGTAAATGAAGAAATACTGATAGATTATGGTCTAAAGCCTGGTGATAGTTTCCAGTATCCATTAAATGGCCTTCATCCCAGGTCAGTTATAATATCTCATGGTCATCTAGACCATTGTGGAGCAGTTCCATCACTGATCGACATATATCCAGACATTTTTATGACACCTCCTACACTATCTTTTTCAAATCTCCTTGCACGGGATACAATTAAAATAGCTGAGTCCATGGGGTATTATCCGCCCTTTGACAGGGAAGATTTGAGAATATTTATGAATTCAGTACAAAAGGTTGACTTTGATGTTGAATTCAGTGCTTCAGGATACACATCAGCATTTTATAATGCAGGCCATATACCAGGCTCTGCTTCAGTATATCTTAATTCACCTGATAATGAATCTCTTTTCTACACCGGAGATATAAATACTCATGATACAAGACTTGTTACAGGTGCAGACCAGTTCCCAGATGCAGACACTCTTATCATTGAAAGCACCTATTATGGAGAAGATCATCCATCCAGAAAAGACACCGAATCAGCATTTATAGAATCTGTACAGGAAACACTTGATATTGGAGGAAATGTGATCATTCCTGCGTTTGCCATAGGAAGAACTCAGGAAATACTGATGATGCTGGATGCCCACAATATTAATGCATACGTGGATGGGATGGGAATTGATGCATATAAACTCATAATGAAACATCAGGAATATGTAAAAAATCCGGTACATTTAAAGAGAGCATTTAAAAACGCGTCTGTTGTTAAACCAAATAAAAGGGCAAGAATTACAGAAAATCCGTCGGTGATAGTCACAACATCCGGAATGCTTAGCGGAGGGCCTGTAATGTACTACCTTGATAAGCTTTGCAGGGATCCAAAAACAAAAATCATGTTGACTGGATACCAGGCTGAAGGAACCAATGGAAGAATGGCACTGGATAATGGATCTATTATGAACAATGGGGCTCACCAGCATCTTAAGAATATTATTGAATATTATGACTTTTCTGCCCATTGCGGAGACAAGCAGCTTAAAGAAATCGTAAAGGATTTCTGTGACCGTGGTACTGAAACCATATTTACAATGCACGGTGAGCAATCAGAACAGTTTTCCCAATGGATCAATCAGGAAATAGGTGTTGACACATATGCACCTGAAAACGGCAGTTCTTACAGGATCTGA
- a CDS encoding SufB/SufD family protein, whose protein sequence is MQSNTELKKKALNALEKRSEYGEDFDLSEFKVTSEGPEAIQNLEDLDEDTKKLLLSAGIVPSGEGRLGTLLMTDNTVSHSSVTDKNIELTSTRKALQKYDWLKDYYWKIVPVDADKYTASSYLENADGYFIRAPAGKKSSLPVQTCLMMGAKNVSQTVHNIVIVEEDAQLDIITGCATKKEVEKAIHLGISEMYVKKGATLNFTMIHNWSEQIGVRPRTVVHVEEGGTFINNYICLKPVKSVQTYPTVKLEGKGAFARMNTVAVAHPGSELDLGSRVIFNSPGTKAELISRTITTGGKVIARGEMIGNADKAKGHLECHGLVLSSKGVQRAIPILEANVEDIELSHEAAVGKIAREQVEYLMARGLTEDQSVGMIIRGFLDVGIKGLPKELESDINETINKIGAGSV, encoded by the coding sequence ATGCAAAGTAACACAGAGCTAAAGAAAAAAGCATTGAATGCACTGGAGAAAAGGTCTGAATATGGTGAAGATTTTGATCTGAGCGAATTCAAAGTTACCAGTGAAGGACCAGAAGCTATACAGAACCTGGAGGATTTAGATGAGGATACAAAAAAATTGCTTCTAAGTGCAGGTATTGTTCCAAGCGGAGAGGGAAGGCTTGGTACACTCCTTATGACAGATAATACGGTTTCACACTCATCCGTTACTGATAAGAACATTGAGCTTACATCCACCCGGAAAGCATTGCAAAAATATGACTGGCTGAAGGATTATTACTGGAAAATTGTCCCAGTAGATGCCGATAAGTATACTGCGTCAAGTTATCTGGAAAATGCAGATGGATATTTTATCCGGGCACCGGCAGGCAAAAAGTCCTCGTTGCCGGTTCAGACGTGCCTTATGATGGGTGCAAAAAATGTATCCCAGACAGTACATAATATCGTAATTGTAGAAGAAGATGCCCAGCTAGACATCATAACAGGATGTGCAACTAAGAAAGAAGTTGAAAAGGCCATACATCTGGGAATTTCTGAAATGTATGTGAAAAAAGGTGCAACCCTTAATTTTACCATGATACACAACTGGTCTGAGCAAATTGGTGTAAGACCCAGAACCGTTGTACATGTTGAAGAGGGTGGAACCTTTATCAATAATTACATCTGCCTGAAACCTGTAAAATCAGTTCAAACATATCCAACTGTCAAACTTGAAGGAAAGGGAGCATTTGCCAGAATGAATACAGTAGCTGTCGCGCATCCTGGTTCTGAACTGGATCTTGGAAGCCGCGTGATATTCAATTCACCCGGTACAAAAGCAGAACTCATTTCCAGAACCATCACCACTGGTGGAAAAGTAATCGCACGTGGTGAAATGATAGGAAATGCAGATAAGGCTAAAGGACATCTTGAATGCCATGGGCTGGTCCTCAGCAGCAAGGGCGTGCAGAGAGCTATTCCGATCCTTGAAGCAAATGTTGAGGACATTGAACTGAGTCATGAAGCTGCAGTTGGAAAAATTGCCAGAGAACAGGTAGAATACCTTATGGCCAGGGGATTGACCGAAGATCAGTCTGTTGGAATGATAATTCGCGGTTTTCTTGATGTTGGCATAAAAGGTCTTCCAAAAGAACTGGAATCTGACATTAATGAAACCATAAATAAAATTGGTGCAGGTAGTGTGTGA
- a CDS encoding ABC transporter ATP-binding protein: MLEIENLSVEVGGRRILKNINLKVESGYTNVLFGPNGAGKSALLMTIMGFTGYNIVEGNIYFKGEDITDLPLNERASKGLGIMTQRPPNMVGVKLRDLLEVTAGEKVNIDALVHELNMDSFLDRDINVGFSGGEIKRSELLQLAAQEPSLYLLDEPESGVDLVNISQIGGMIRKLLHGEMKCAGKRRKEGHSGLIITHTGQIMDYVEADKGYILCNGTIMCSGNPRELLGEIKEHGYEECIKCKVTQS; the protein is encoded by the coding sequence ATGCTGGAGATAGAAAATCTTTCTGTAGAAGTTGGTGGTCGCCGAATACTAAAGAACATTAATCTAAAGGTTGAGAGTGGATATACCAATGTCCTTTTTGGACCAAACGGTGCAGGTAAATCTGCATTGCTTATGACAATAATGGGCTTTACCGGCTACAACATAGTTGAAGGTAATATTTATTTTAAAGGGGAGGATATAACAGATCTTCCTTTAAATGAAAGGGCAAGTAAAGGACTTGGAATAATGACCCAGAGACCGCCAAATATGGTTGGAGTCAAACTTCGTGATCTTTTAGAGGTCACAGCTGGAGAAAAGGTTAATATTGACGCTCTGGTCCATGAGCTGAACATGGATAGCTTCCTTGACAGAGACATAAATGTAGGTTTTTCAGGTGGAGAAATCAAAAGGTCAGAGCTTCTCCAGTTAGCCGCTCAGGAGCCATCCTTATATCTTCTTGATGAGCCGGAATCGGGTGTTGATCTGGTAAATATATCCCAGATAGGAGGGATGATACGCAAACTCCTGCATGGTGAAATGAAATGTGCAGGGAAGAGAAGAAAAGAAGGACATTCCGGTCTTATAATCACACATACAGGGCAGATAATGGATTATGTAGAAGCTGATAAGGGATACATTCTTTGCAATGGGACCATAATGTGTTCAGGCAATCCACGAGAACTGCTTGGTGAAATTAAAGAACATGGATACGAGGAGTGTATTAAATGCAAAGTAACACAGAGCTAA